From the Brassica napus cultivar Da-Ae chromosome A8, Da-Ae, whole genome shotgun sequence genome, one window contains:
- the LOC106444903 gene encoding receptor-like cytoplasmic kinase 1 isoform X3, which produces MVSRLRHENVIALVGYCVDGPLRVLAYEYAPNGSLHDVLHGRKGVKGALRGPVMTWHQRVKIAVGAARGLEYLHEKVNPQVIHRDIKSSNVLLFDDDVAKIGDFDLSNQAPDMAARLHSTRVLGTFGYHAPEYAMTGTLSTKSDVYSFGVVLLELLTGRKPVDHTLPRGQQSLVTWATPKLSEDKVKLCVDARLLGEYPSKAVAKLAAVAALCVQYEANFRPNMSIVVKALQPLLNPPRSTPHRNPY; this is translated from the exons ATGGTTTCGAGATTGCGACACGAAAATGTTATTGCGCTTGTGGGTTATTGTGTTGATGGACCTCTCCGTGTTCTTGCTTATGAGTATGCTCCTAACGGATCTCTTCATGATGTTCTTCATG GCCGAAAAGGCGTGAAAGGAGCGCTGCGAGGTCCTGTTATGACGTGGCATCAGAGAGTCAAGATCGCTGTTGGTGCAGCCAGAGGGCTTGAGTACTTGCACGAGAAGGTCAACCCTCAGGTTATCCACCGAGACATCAAATCCAGCAACGTGCTTCTCTTTGATGACGATGTTGCCAAGATTGGTGACTTCGATCTCTCTAATCAAGCGCCTGACATGGCTGCTCGACTTCACTCTACTCGTGTACTAGGAACCTTTGGCTATCACGCTCCTGA GTATGCAATGACGGGAACATTGAGCACAAAGAGCGACGTCTACAGTTTTGGCGTTGTTCTGCTAGAGCTCCTTACTGGTCGTAAACCAGTCGACCATACCTTACCTCGTGGACAACAAAGTCTAGTGACTTGG GCAACCCCTAAACTGAGCGAAGACAAGGTGAAGCTATGTGTTGATGCAAGACTACTTGGAGAGTACCCCTCTAAAGCTGTTGCCAAG ctAGCTGCGGTGGCTGCACTGTGCGTGCAATATGAGGCAAATTTTAGACCAAACATGAGCATTGTGGTGAAGGCACTTCAACCTCTTCTGAACCCTCCTCGTTCTACTCCACATAGGAACCCTTATTGA